The DNA region TCTGCCAACATCCCGTCCCTTATAGCATTAAGGGGCGGGGTGTTTTTTGTTTTTCAGTCACATATGGGAGGCGGTTGGAGAATTGAAGCTCGGGAAGGTTCAGCCTCCCACCGAAAAATAGCAAAATTAGTCTAAAAGGAAGGGGTTGCGGGTGATGAAAAATGCTGTGCAAGCAATTATGCCGGAAAAACTTTTCAGCCGGGAAAGAGTGGCGGAAGGCACTCTGGTCAGGGCCGGTGGTGTAACTATTGGCGGTAGGGAAATAGTGGTGATGGCCGGACCATGCGCGGTGGAGGACCGGGAGCAATTGCTGGGAGCAGCGCAGGCAGTGAAAAATGCCGGGGCGGCCGTGCTGCGGGGCGGTGCCTTCAAGCCCCGCACTTCCCCCTACAGCTTTCAGGGGCTAGGGGAAGAAGGTTTGAAAATGCTGGCCGAGGTGCGTGATATAACCGGTTTGCCGGTGATCACCGAAGTGATGGATCCTCGCCAGGTTGTGCTGGTGGCGGATTATGCCGATATTTTGCAAATTGGTACGCGCAACATGCAGAACTACACACTGTTACGCGAGGTGGCCGGTGCCGGCAAGCCTGTATTGCTGAAAAGAGGACAGTCGGCGACCATAGAGGAATGGCTGCTGGCAGCCGAGTACATTCTGGCGGCCGGTAACAGTCAGGTAATCCTTTGCGAGAGGGGGATCAGGGGTTTTGACCCCATCCTGCGCAACACGCTGGATCTGGCTTCGGTGGCCGTTGTGAAACAAATGACCCACTTGCCGGTAATAGTTGATCCCAGCCACGCCGTGGGCAAATGGCATTATGTGCCGGCTATGGCCCGGGCGGCCGTGGCGGCCGGAGCGGACGGGTTGCTGATTGAAGTGCACCCCTGCCCGGAAAGGGCGCTCTGTGACGGTCAGCAATCCCTGACCCCGGAACATTTTGCACTGCTCATGGGGCAGTTGCAGCATGTGGCCAGGGCGGTGGGGAGAACATTGTCTTTATAAAATTGCCTTGCCAGGTCTGGAAAACTGTTATAAAATTTTCTTGCTATTCTGCAAAAAAATAAAGGGGGGATGGGCTTTTTGAAGACTGTGCTGGGGCTGGTAATTTCGGCCCGCCGCCTGGGCAACAGTGAGCTGCTGGTAAAAGAGATCATGGACAGTGTACCGGAACCCTGTAGCAGACAATTAATTCGCTTGACAGAGCTGAAGATCGAGCCCTGCCAGGCCTGCTACCGCTGTCTGCAGCCGGGCAGCAGTTGCAAAATAAACGATGACTTTAATTTTTTGATCAGTAAAATTATGGAATGCGATGCCCTGGTGATTGGTCTGCCGGTGTATTTTCTGGGACCGCACGCCAGTTATAAAATGCTGGCCGACCGCCTTCTGGGGGCGGGGCATTATGCGGAGCATACGCGGGGCAAGCCCTGTGTGTTGGTTATACCTTACGGCATGCCTGGCTGGGAGGGGTATGCCCGGGTAGCGGCTGTGACACTGCCGGGCCTCCTGCAGATGCGGGTGGTGGATATCTGGCAGGTACACGCTGCGCTGCCGGGTGAGGCTTTGCTAATGCCGGAAAACCAGGCCAGGGCGCGCTCCCTGGGCAGTAAATTGTTCAGCGGGCAGCTATACAGTCCTGCGCGGTGGGAATGTCCGCGCTGCGGGGGCGACCTTTTCCGGTTGCTGGAAGGGGGCGGAATTCAATGCCCGGCCTGTGGTGCGCAGGGCACCTGGCAAACTGATGGAGAGGTGGGTTTTGCCAGCGAAGGGTACTATCGTTTCAGCCGGGAGCAAATGGAGGAACACTTTGGCAGCTGGTTGGTGGAGATGAAAGACAAATTTCGCCGGGAAAAAGAGCGGCTGAAGCGTGTGCAGGAGGCATATCGTGATCAAAACTGGTGGGTCGGACGGTAATCTTAAAAAGACAGGGGGCCCCTCCGCACGGGCGGGAGGTGGCCCCTGTTATTTTTAGAAAACCGGCTGCTTGAAATTTTTGGGCGTGTCTACATTACTTTGAATGTAACAATGAAAATAACCAGCAACACAATACCCAAACCCAGGGAATAAGAGATCAGCTTTTTCTCTATGGGGAGAAGATCAAACCACTCCTCTTCCTCGGGCAGGGTCTGGGCGGCCAGGTTGACCTGGTCGTTTTGCCGATATTTAATTTCCGCCATATAGTCAGACCTCCTTTAACCGCTGATGACGGGCGGGGTAATACCGTGGTAGAAGAGCCAGGAAATAAACAGGCCCACCCAGAGGATAAATCCGAACAGGCAGACGGCGTACACGCCCACAATGCGTCCCATGCCCTCTTGCCACAGCTTGCGCACATTGGTGACCAGGCCGATGGAGAAGAAGCACAGGGCAAAGAACAAAGTGCGCAGAGCGTTGGCGTGGTTGGAGCCTTCCGTGGCCGCCTTGACAATACTCTTGTCATTGAGGCCCATGAGCAGCAGGATAAGGAAGGTGAGGGTGAAGCCGATGACAAATTTGGGGAAGCGGTGCCAGATTTCCGCTGAGGAAACCTTGCTATCCAGCTGCCCGCCGGTACCATTTTTACCAATTTTGTACATAGACCAGATTATGGCCAGGATAAATGCCCACAGGCCAATAAAGATGTCAATGAACATCTTGGTGGTGGTGGTGGCCATCAAAATCCATCCTTCCTGCCACTTTACACCCATTGCTTTCAAGGCCTTGGCCAGGATCAACGATTCGGTGACCGTGCCGCTGGCAATGGCCCCGCCGTCACTTTTCACCGCCAGGCCCATCCAGGCCCCGGCCACCATGGGATCGTGATAGAGGAAAGCGGCGGCTACGAAGGGCAGAAACAGGAGCTCAACGGCCACAAAAACAATGATTACCGCGGCCAGGATGACCGGGATGACCGGGCGGGAGCGGATGGCCGCGCCGGTGGCGATGGCGGCCGAGACACCGCAGATGGAGATGCCCGAGGCCAGGGGTGCGGCCCACTCGGGAGTGAACTTGAAGAAGCGGCGGGCCACAAAGTATACCACCGGCCAGTAGATCAGGTAGGCTTCCACCACTGCACACAGGCCCCGCACAATTACGGTGGTGGCCAGGCCAAGAGCGGAGACCGTCTTGATACCGATGGCAGCGCCCAGGATAACAATACCGGTTTTGATAAACCATTCCGGTTTGGCTGCTTCTTCCAGGAATTTGGCAAAGCCAGTGAAGAAGTTACCGATAATAAGGCCCACAATCATGGCGAAAACAAAGCCCATCTCGCCCAGCCCCAGCGACCAGCCGATCTTGAACTTGGCCAGTTTGTCCGGCGTGGCGGAAATGTAGGCGTTTTCCCCAATAATTATGCAAATAAAAGTTATCCAGTAAATAATAGTAAAACCGGCGATGAAGCGACCGGGACGGGCGCCCATGAAGTAAGCGCCAATGGTGGTCAGCACCAGCATGAACAAATAGGTCAATAAAGCCGAAACAGGTCCGCTGATGTGGTAATTTTTTGAAATGGGAGCGATGGCTTTGCTCAGATCCACCCAGGTGCCCACTTTGCTTACCCAGCCCAGCGGCTCCACGCCATAGATGGGTCCCAGACCCAGAGCAAAAATAAACAGACCCAGCCAAACCGCCCACCAGTCTTCATCCTTCAGAACTGGCTTGGGCACATAAGACACACCGTGCTCGGACAATGTTTTTCCTCCTTTCGATTGATAGTGCTTAAGCGGGTGGAATTTTCTCGCTCCTTCTCTGCTGCATGGACCACCTCCGGCAGTTTTTTTAACGGCTTCCGGCATTGGCCGGGGCCGCAAGTGGCTTTGCGGAAATGGTAACGACCAGCCATTAAGAAAAATATGTCTTTATAAATGGATTTATGATTGGATTGATGCTGGACTGGATTGCTATTCCCCGGGGGGTGCGGCCTGTTGTAAACAATGGACCGATGATCTGGTGAGTCAAAAAATGAAGGACAATATCGGGTGTAGTAGATGTTTTTTTGTCGTGCAGCTGACTACTGTTACCTTTATATTACATGCATACGAATGAATAATCAACAAAATAAATTACAGAATTCAAACTATTAAAATTATTATGCAGGGCATAAACTCTATTGGGCAGGGATTTCAGCAAAATACGTCGAAAACTATTTTATTATGTCATAATAATTACCGGGGAGGGAAAGCGGCGGGGCAGGTGTTGCCGGGCCGGGCGGGCAATGCCTGGTTGCCGACTGACGACAGTCATGTTAGTAGGAGATTTATTGACCAGAGCGGCGGATAACTTTCCGCAGCGTACAGCAATTATTTTTCAAGAGCAGGAAATAAACTACCGGCAGTATGCCGGCCGGGTGGGGCTGCTGGCCGGTGGGCTGAAGGGCCTGGGCATTAAGCCCGGTGACTTTGTGGTTTTTCTTTTGCCCAACCACATGGAGTTCAACATTGCCTATTTTGCCGTGGTTACCTGTGGAGCCGTTGTGGTGCCGGTAAACCCGCTTTTCAAGGGTCCCGAGTTGAGGCATATTCTTAGTGATTGTCAGGCCCGGGCGGTGTTCACAGTACCTCCCTTTATTCCACTATTAAAAGACCTGCAGGTCGAACTACCCCACTTAAAACACATTATCGCCCTGGGGCTGACCGGGCCCGTGCCGGATGTGGTGGACTACCGGGCATTGATGGCCGGGCCGCTGGATTTAAGCAGACCGCCGGTGGGCGAGCAGGACGTGGCCGCCCTATTATACACTTCGGGTACCACAGGCACGCCCAAGGGGGCCATGCTCACCCATGACAACCTGACCTTTGATGCCCACGCGGTGACTTCATTCATCGGTGTTGACCATACCGAGCGCTATATTGCCGTGCTGCCACTTTTTCACGCTTTCGCTGGGACGGTATGCATTCTGGCCACGGCCTGCACCGGGGCCTCGGTGGTGATTATGGACAAATTTGACCCCCGGGCCACTGTGCGAGCCATCCGCCAGCATCAGGTGACCATTTTTCCGGCCGTGCCCACCATGTTTGCCGCCATGTTGGCGGCGGCGCGCGACCTGGAGGCGGCGGACTTCGCTTCTTTGAAGATGTTTGTTTCCGGCGGGGCGGCGCTGCCGCAGGAGCTTTACCGCACACTGGAGGCCAAATTCGGCGTGGCTATCCTGGAAGGTAACGGCCCCACAGAGACCTCGCCCATTTCTTATGTCAACCCGTATCACGGTGTGCGCAAAATCGGTTCGGTGGGGCCGCCGCTGCCCGGTGTGGAAGTGATCATCGCCGATGAAAACGACCAGGAGTTGCCGCGCGGTCAGGTGGGTGAGATTCTGGTGCGCGGTCGCAATGTGATGAAGGGCTACCTGAACCAGCCCGAGGCCACGGCCCAGGTGCTGAGGGGCGGCTGGTTCCACACCGGTGACCTGGGTACCATGGATGAAGACGGTTATGTCTATATTGTGGATCGCAAAAAAGACCTGATTCTGGTGGGCGGGTTCAATGTTTACCCGCGCGAAGTGGAAGAAGTGCTCTACCGCCACCCGGCGGTGGCCGAGGCGGCGGTGATTGGCCTGCCTGACGAAATGCGCGGCGAAGTGCCGGTAGCTTTTGTGGTCTTAAAGCCCGGCCAGGAGGTAACGGCCCGCCAGATTATAAAATATTGTCAGGAGAACCTGGCTTCTTACAAGTGCCCCCGGCAGGTGGTCTTTAAAGAGGAATTGCCCAAAATGGCCAACGGCAAGATCTTTAAGCGAGCCATCAAAGAGCAGGCGCTGGCCGAAAGGCAGTGAACAGATAGGTTTCCGGGCCGTCGGCAATACTTACCCGCTCAAGGCCGGAGGCACGGGCCATTTCCTGCATGGCGGTCGCATCGGGCAGCATATCGTTGCCCACCACACCGCCCAGGCGGCGGTGAAAATCGTTCAGTTCCTCCCGCGGCGCCGGATGACAGATGGTCAGCCGCCCGCCTGTCACCAGCACGCGGGCCATTTCACCCATGGCCCGGGCCTGATGGGCGAAGTGGGGAAAGGCCGAGTTGCAAACCACTTCATCAAAGCTCTGGTCGGCAAAAGGCAGATTGTGCACGTCGGCCACCAATAGCAGCACCCCGCCGGGGTGCTTTTTTTGCGCTTCCTCAATCATGCGCGGGGCAAAGTCTATGGCCGTGACCTGGCCGGTGGGACCGGCAGCGGCCATCAGCCAGGGGATCAATATGCCCGTACCCGTGGCCACATCCAGGATGCGGCTGCCGGGGGCAATGTTTAGACTTTGGATAATCTGCCAAAGCCGCTGCCGGGTTTGCTCTGTGGCAATGTTGTCCCAGATGGCGGCTTTTTCATTAAACCACTGCAGGTGTGACACAAAAATCTCCTCCTGATATTTTATTCTGCTGGTGGGCAACCGGCTTTGTGGCCAGTTGCAGCAGGCGGCGGGTAAATTCGTGGGTGGGGGCGGAGAGGATTTGCTGCGGGCTGCCTTCTTCCACAATCCGGCCCTCGTGCAGGATGAGCAGGCGGTCGGCGATGTAACTGGCGGCGGCCAGGTCGTGCATGGTCAGCAGTATCCCGCTGCCCCGCCCGGCCTGTTCCCGGAGCAGTTCCAGGATTTCCGCCCGGGTGGAAACGTCCAGCATAGAGGTGGGCTCGTCGGCCAAAAGCCAGGCCGGGCGGGTGATGATGGCCCGGGCCAGGGCCACCCGCTGGCACTGGCCGCCGGAAAGCTGGTGCGGGTAGCGGGACAGGTATTCCTCGGGCGGAGTGAGCCGCACGTTTTGCAGCGCCTGCCGCACCCGGGCAGTGCATTCCTGCCCCCGGATCCCCTGCAGTATCAGGGGTTCGGCCACACTTTTCTCCACCGTCAGGTGTGGGGAAAGGGCAGCCAGCGGATCCTGGAAAATGATCGACAGCGGACGGTGTCGTTTATCTCCCGGACCAGGTTTGACAGGGGTGCCCAGGTGGATTTCTCCCCGGTCGGCTTTTTCCAGTCCGGCTACGATGTGCAAGAGTGTGCTCTTACCGGCACCCGAAAGCCCGGCCAGAGCTACCACTTCACCGGCGGCCAGGCACAGGTTGACGCCCTGCAGTACAGGTTCCTTCTTTTTTCCACTGCCAAAACTTTTATACAGGTTGCGCACTTCTAAGAGCACGGGTAAAAACACCTCACCTGCCCGCCGGCCAGAGGCCGGAGGGGCGGATTTTCCCGCTGGCAGCGCTCTTGAGCGACCGGGCAACGGGGGGCAAAACTACAGGCGGCCGGTGGACCGTGCAGCACTGAAGCCTGACCCGGAATGCTGCGGCAGCACTGCTTCTGTCTGCTCAGGCGCGGCAGTGATGCCAGCAAACCGCGGGTGTAAGGGTGGCAGGCGATTGCTAATTTGCCGGCTGGTAAAAGTTCCACTATTTGCCCGGCGTACAGCACTGCTATGCTATCAGCCAGCCGTGCCGCCATTTCCAGGTCGTGGGTACACAGGAGCAGGCTGCTGCCCTGTTCTTCTTTGGTGCGGGCCAGCACTTGCTCTACCAGCCGCTGGCCCAGCACGTCCAGGGCGGAAGTGGGCTCATCCAGTATGACCAAACGGGGTTGGTGCAGCAGGGCCAGCACCAGAGATAAGCGCTGCTTTTGGCCGCCTGAGAGCTGATGGGGGTACTTGTCCCAGACCTGCGCCGGCAGATCCAGGGCGGTGGCTAGGTCAGCGGCTCGTTGCAGCAAGCGGGTGCGCTTCTCCGAAGGGCAGAGTTCCTCCAGCGCGGTGCGCAGCCGGCGGGTGGGGTGGAAGCACTGCATAGCCTCCTGGGGCAGCAGGCTGATCTGCCGGAAATACAGGGTCTGGCGCTGGGCTGCTGACAAGGCCAGCATGTTTTGCTGGTCAAAAAGCACCTGACCATCCACCACCCGCTGCCCGGGACGGGGATACCCCAGAGCGGCCCAGGCCAGGCTGGACTTGCCGCCTCCCGATTCGCCTACCACGGCCAGACACTGGCCTGGGGGAACTGCCAGGGAGAGGTTCCACAGAGGGTATTTTTTTCCATCAGCGGTTTGCAGAGTAAGGTCGGTGATTTTCAACACCGGGCAGTATCACATCCTCCGCTTCCAGGTTCACTGTCTGTGATTTTTTGTCCTTTGTGCCGTCAAAAAAATATATCGCGGTGGCTTGCGCCGTGGGAGGTGTTATTGTTCTACTCCCTCTGGGGAGAAAACCTTCTTTCCAGGGCATAGCCGGTCAGGGTGAAGCCCAGCACGGCCAGGCTGACTAAAAGCGCGGCAGGCAAAAACCACCACTGCCAGGCCGGTGTCCACAGTATACCCGGGTAGTCCAGGGCGGAGCGGATGATCACCCCCAGGCTCTTATGGGAAGGGTCGCCCAGACCTAAAAAACTCAGTCCGGCTTCGGCCGCGATGGCGTAACTGGCTGTGTTGACAGTTTTGGCTATCAGCAGGGGCAGCAGTTCGGCCAGCAGGTGGCGGCGCAGGATGTAGGGAAAACCGGCACCGCTCAAAGCGGCAAATTTGATGTATTCCCGCTGGCGCAGGGAAAGTACACAGGAGCGTACTGTGCGCGTGATGTCGGGCCAGGTTAGAAAGATCAAAACCAGGATCACATTAACCAGACGTGGTCTCAAAAAAACCGCCAACAAAATGATCAGCGGCAGGCGGGGGATGGTCATGAACACATCCACCAGGCGCATGATGATGATTCCCGGCCAGCCGGGGTAATAACCGGCCAGGCTGCCCAGCAGCAGACCCAGCAGGGTGCTGGCCAGGCCGGTGCTGAGGCCCACCAGCAAGGATGTGCGCAGGCCGAAGAGCAGCTGGCTGAGGACGTCCTGACCCAGGGCGTTGGTGCCCAACCAGTGGGGCGGGTTGGGTGGTGCCAGCACGGGACCGCTGGTGTTTTCCGGCGTAAAAGGGGCCAGCAGGGGGGCGGTCAAAGCTAGAAGTAGCAGCAGGACGCAGATGAGCAGACCGCCGGTGGCATAGCCGTCGCCCGTGAGCTGGCCTATTTCCCGGCGCAGGTTGTGCATGCCTTTACACCTCCTTCACGCGCGGGTCCAGGCGCAGGTAGAGCAGGTCGGTGCACAGGTTGACCAGCAGCACCCAGATGGTGAAGATGAAAAAGACACCTTGCAACAGAGGGTAGTCGCAGGCCAGGACGGCCTCATATGTGAGGCGGCCCAGGCCGGGGTAGGCGAAGAGCACTTCCACCAGCATGGCACCGCCGATTAGCCGGGCCAGGCGCAGGCCGAAAAAAGTGACCACGGGCAAAAGGGCGGTGCGCAGCACATAATGGTAGCGGATACGTTTTTCACTCAGGCCCTTTAAGTAAGCCATGTGCACAAAGGGCTGGTTTTTCACCATGGTCAGGCTGTTGCGCACCAGCAGATAGGCGCTGAAAAAGCCGGCACAGCTCAGGGATAGTACGGGCAGCAAAGCGTGGGCGGCAATGTCCAGCAGTTTATGCCCCGCGCTTGGCCCGGTAAAATTGCTGAAAGCACCGCTGATGGGCAGCCAGCCCAGTTTGACGCCGAAAATGATCAACAGGAAGCTGCCTGTGATAAAGGGGGGCATGCTGTCCAGCAAAATGGCCGGTACAAGCAGGGCGGTTTCCCCGTTCCTATTCCCCAGGGCAAAGCTGGTGGCGGTCAAAATGGCCAGAGCAAAGGTGAGCAGCAGGGCGGAAAAGGTGATGAGCAGCGTCCAGGGCAGGGCGCGCGCCACCACCTGGCTCACCGGCGCCCGGTAGCTGATGGAAAAACCCAGGTCGACGTGACCGAGGGCGGTAAGATAGTTGACGAACTGCTCGGACAGCGGACGATCCAGTCCATAATAGCGCTGCAGGGCCAGGATGGTATCTTCATCCAGAGCCACAGCCAGATTACCGGTCGAACTGCTCATTTCCTGCAGAGGATCACCCGGCATGGCCCGGGGCAGAAAAAAATTAATGGCCAGAGCGGCCACCAGTACCAGCAGGTAGGTGGCCGCCCGGCGGCGCAGGTAGGCGGACATTGAATTATTTTCCTCCTACAAAGGCCAGTTTGTTATAAAGCATGGGGATGCCTATGCCGATACCCCCCTTGCAGGTGTAGAACCAGCCGTCAAAAACTTGCGGGTTGTACGCGAAGTACCACACCGGGTAGTAGAGGGGCAGACAGGGCAGCTCCTGGGCATACATTTTTTGCATCCGGGAAGCCAGGGCGCGGCGCTGGGTTTCATCGGGGGTAACCAGCAATTTTTGAGCTACCTGGAGGTAGGCCGGACTTTCCGGTGTGCCGGGTGTGCGGATACCGCCGCGGGCTACACCAAAGCCCATGATCATGGATGGGTCGCCGCCCAGGCCGCCGTGTCCGTTAACCGCCAGGTCGAACTGCTTACTCTTGACCAGGTTGTCAATGGCTTTGATATTGACCAGTTTGAGATCCAGGGCCAGCCCGGCCTCTTTGAGCATCAACTTGATATTTTCGGCCTCACGGCTGTATTGCTGGGGAGCCAGCAGGGTGAACTGCATTTTCTGTCCCTTTTTATCTTCGGCGATACCATCATTGTCCCGGTCGGCAATGCCGGCTTGTTGCAGTAGCTCTTTGGCTTTGTTGATGTCATATGGGTACAGGTCGTAGTACTGCTGATCAAACCAGTCCGATTCAGGCGGCAAAAATCCGGGGTTGCCCGGTTTGGCACCTTTCAGACCGCCGGGCACTGCTTTTTCGATTAATTCCTGGCGATTGATGGCAAAGGCGACGGCCTGTCGCACAGCGGGCTGGTTGAAGGGCTCCTTGTCCATATTGAACTGCAGTTTGAGTACCCAGAAAGCAGCACCGCTGAGCACTTTAAATCGTTTGTCCTGCTCAAACCTGGCCAGCAAGGAGGCGGGTATGTCGCCGGCATGGATATCGCCTTTTTCCAGTGCGGCCACTTTATCGCTGGCCGGGACGAAGAGCAGCTTTTTCACCCGCGGTTCGCCCAGGAAAAAGTCCTTATTGGCCGTGTATTCGTAGGTGCCCTGACTTTTGTCATAGGAGACCAGCCTGTAGGGCCCGCTGCCCACGCACAGTTCGGGTCGTGCTTCTTTACGCGGATCCTGGATGTTTTGCCAGACGTGTTGCGGTATGATGGGCACATTGCCCGCGATCTGCTGCATAAAAGGCACAAAGGGTTTCTTTAACTTGAATACCACTGTTTGCTCATCGGGGGCGCTGATATTGTCTATCATGTCAAATTTGGCCCACTCAAAGTTGTTTTTACCCAGGTAGTCAAAGGTGAAAACCACATCCCGGGCGGTGAGGGACTGGCCGTCCTGCCATTTTATGCCGGGGCGCAGCTTGAACGTCCAGGTGAGCTGGTCCGGGCTGACCTGCCATTCCTGTGCCAGCCAGGGGATGACTTCTTTGTCGTTTTTCCAGAGCAGTGTGTCGTAAACAAAGCTCAGGTGCAGATAACCGGGGCCCCGGGGATAGAAGGTGAAGGGGGTGGGCAGGCCCCAGTCTTCCGCGGGCAGTTTGAGCTCGGCGATGGTTGTACCCTGGCTGCCGGAGGGGGCCGGGCCTCCGGTGCTGGTGGCAGAGCCGCTGCAGCCGCTGAGCAATAGCGCGAGCAGCAGAGTCAGGGCGGCCAGCAGGATGGATTGCCGGGTGGATGGTTTGGACATGGGTTTTGGACTCCTTTCTTTGATCTTGCATATGGTTTCCCCCCGCCGCCTCTGGCCGGAGCGGCCGGGGGGTGCTGCCAAAAAATGAAAAAACCACGCCTGTACTTTCAGCCCTGCTGCAGCAGAGCGGTAAGCACCTACGTGGTACTGATTAAGAAAATATGGCATTGACTGCAGAAAAGCAAAAGAGGCGGGTGGATGTTGGCAAAAGCTCTTGCTGCCCGGCTGGTGCTGGCAGCTTCGTGCCGCCGGTGTAGGGAATCTGCCTGTTTATAGCGGGCAGTTGGCCGGGTAACAAGGTTCACTTTAAAAAACTTACTTCTTTAATTTCGATATGATTTTTAAAATTCCTTCTTTTGGGGTGCATTTTTACCATTGGCCATAATTTAGTTCGCAGCCCTGGCTGCCGCCTGTTTAATTGGGGCATGGGCTGGAATGTATAGCGCTACGGCGCAATTAACCATGGCGATGAGAGCGGCGACCAGAAATACATACTGGAAACCGGCCGCTTCCCAGAGCAGGCCTCCCAGTACGGGCACCGACATGGAAACGGCATGATCCACGGAGACTCCCATGGCCAGTGTGGGTGTTAAATCCTCCGGTTTCTGTAAAATCTTGTGCAGGTAAGTGGAGCGTGCCAGCAGACAGGCAAAGAGTAACTGGTCGGCGATAAAACAGGCGTAGATCACCTGCAGCGCCGTGCCGGCGGGAAAAATGAACCGGGCAAAGCCGTAGCTCAGGCAGATGACCACCAGCAGCACCGATTCCCAGAAAATGATTTTGCGCTCGCCCAGCCGGTCGATGGCGATGCCCAGGGCGTAGCGAAAAAAGATGCCCAGCACGGTGCCCACCAGACCAAGCACGGCAAAGGTGGCCGCTGGCTGGTGAAAAAGTTTGATCAGCACCCAGGGGCCGAAGGTGAGGAAAATCTGTTTGCGGGCGCCGAAGAGCACGCTGAGCAAATAGTAAAGCCGGTATTCCCGGCGGTAGACAAAGGCGCGGCGCGGTTTGGCCGGTCGCAGCGGGCGCATCAGCAAAAGACAAACTGCCGCGGCCAGCACTGCGCTGCCGGCCAGCAAAAAGGAGGCCTGGTAGGTCATTCCGGCGTATTTGAAACCCCACCAGATCAGCAGGTAGCCCAGCAGTGAGGCGGTCGTGTTGGCGCTGCCCAGCAGGCCCATGCGCTGGCCGGTCTGGCCCGGTTCAGCAAGGTTCATGCCGATGCTGTTGTACACGGCCATATAGAGGTGGGCGCCCACACTCCAGGTGAGCATCCAGAATACTGCTACTCCCAGCCCGGGTGCCCACAGGCCAAAGCCGAACAGGCTGGCGGCCAGGGCCAGCAGAGCTAGAAAAGCGATGCGCGTGTCGGGCAGGGCGATCAGCAGGCCGGAGATAAAGACGGTTAAAAAGCCGGGCAATTCGCGGGGAAATTCCAGGGCGCCGCGCAATGCCTCGCCTATCTGATAGGTGTCTGATAGAAAGTTGTTAAAGATAGGGTCGTACAGGCCGCCGTAAATACCCGTGCAGATACTGGCCAGCAATAGCAGGGTGAAGTCGCGCCGCACTGATTTTAGCTGATTGGTCAATGG from Desulfurispora thermophila DSM 16022 includes:
- a CDS encoding long-chain-fatty-acid--CoA ligase codes for the protein MTRAADNFPQRTAIIFQEQEINYRQYAGRVGLLAGGLKGLGIKPGDFVVFLLPNHMEFNIAYFAVVTCGAVVVPVNPLFKGPELRHILSDCQARAVFTVPPFIPLLKDLQVELPHLKHIIALGLTGPVPDVVDYRALMAGPLDLSRPPVGEQDVAALLYTSGTTGTPKGAMLTHDNLTFDAHAVTSFIGVDHTERYIAVLPLFHAFAGTVCILATACTGASVVIMDKFDPRATVRAIRQHQVTIFPAVPTMFAAMLAAARDLEAADFASLKMFVSGGAALPQELYRTLEAKFGVAILEGNGPTETSPISYVNPYHGVRKIGSVGPPLPGVEVIIADENDQELPRGQVGEILVRGRNVMKGYLNQPEATAQVLRGGWFHTGDLGTMDEDGYVYIVDRKKDLILVGGFNVYPREVEEVLYRHPAVAEAAVIGLPDEMRGEVPVAFVVLKPGQEVTARQIIKYCQENLASYKCPRQVVFKEELPKMANGKIFKRAIKEQALAERQ
- a CDS encoding class I SAM-dependent methyltransferase gives rise to the protein MSHLQWFNEKAAIWDNIATEQTRQRLWQIIQSLNIAPGSRILDVATGTGILIPWLMAAAGPTGQVTAIDFAPRMIEEAQKKHPGGVLLLVADVHNLPFADQSFDEVVCNSAFPHFAHQARAMGEMARVLVTGGRLTICHPAPREELNDFHRRLGGVVGNDMLPDATAMQEMARASGLERVSIADGPETYLFTAFRPAPAL
- a CDS encoding flavodoxin family protein: MGFLKTVLGLVISARRLGNSELLVKEIMDSVPEPCSRQLIRLTELKIEPCQACYRCLQPGSSCKINDDFNFLISKIMECDALVIGLPVYFLGPHASYKMLADRLLGAGHYAEHTRGKPCVLVIPYGMPGWEGYARVAAVTLPGLLQMRVVDIWQVHAALPGEALLMPENQARARSLGSKLFSGQLYSPARWECPRCGGDLFRLLEGGGIQCPACGAQGTWQTDGEVGFASEGYYRFSREQMEEHFGSWLVEMKDKFRREKERLKRVQEAYRDQNWWVGR
- a CDS encoding ABC transporter ATP-binding protein — encoded protein: MLKITDLTLQTADGKKYPLWNLSLAVPPGQCLAVVGESGGGKSSLAWAALGYPRPGQRVVDGQVLFDQQNMLALSAAQRQTLYFRQISLLPQEAMQCFHPTRRLRTALEELCPSEKRTRLLQRAADLATALDLPAQVWDKYPHQLSGGQKQRLSLVLALLHQPRLVILDEPTSALDVLGQRLVEQVLARTKEEQGSSLLLCTHDLEMAARLADSIAVLYAGQIVELLPAGKLAIACHPYTRGLLASLPRLSRQKQCCRSIPGQASVLHGPPAACSFAPRCPVAQERCQRENPPLRPLAGGQVRCFYPCS
- a CDS encoding putative sulfate exporter family transporter, producing the protein MSEHGVSYVPKPVLKDEDWWAVWLGLFIFALGLGPIYGVEPLGWVSKVGTWVDLSKAIAPISKNYHISGPVSALLTYLFMLVLTTIGAYFMGARPGRFIAGFTIIYWITFICIIIGENAYISATPDKLAKFKIGWSLGLGEMGFVFAMIVGLIIGNFFTGFAKFLEEAAKPEWFIKTGIVILGAAIGIKTVSALGLATTVIVRGLCAVVEAYLIYWPVVYFVARRFFKFTPEWAAPLASGISICGVSAAIATGAAIRSRPVIPVILAAVIIVFVAVELLFLPFVAAAFLYHDPMVAGAWMGLAVKSDGGAIASGTVTESLILAKALKAMGVKWQEGWILMATTTTKMFIDIFIGLWAFILAIIWSMYKIGKNGTGGQLDSKVSSAEIWHRFPKFVIGFTLTFLILLLMGLNDKSIVKAATEGSNHANALRTLFFALCFFSIGLVTNVRKLWQEGMGRIVGVYAVCLFGFILWVGLFISWLFYHGITPPVISG
- the aroF gene encoding 3-deoxy-7-phosphoheptulonate synthase; its protein translation is MKNAVQAIMPEKLFSRERVAEGTLVRAGGVTIGGREIVVMAGPCAVEDREQLLGAAQAVKNAGAAVLRGGAFKPRTSPYSFQGLGEEGLKMLAEVRDITGLPVITEVMDPRQVVLVADYADILQIGTRNMQNYTLLREVAGAGKPVLLKRGQSATIEEWLLAAEYILAAGNSQVILCERGIRGFDPILRNTLDLASVAVVKQMTHLPVIVDPSHAVGKWHYVPAMARAAVAAGADGLLIEVHPCPERALCDGQQSLTPEHFALLMGQLQHVARAVGRTLSL
- a CDS encoding ABC transporter ATP-binding protein gives rise to the protein MLLEVRNLYKSFGSGKKKEPVLQGVNLCLAAGEVVALAGLSGAGKSTLLHIVAGLEKADRGEIHLGTPVKPGPGDKRHRPLSIIFQDPLAALSPHLTVEKSVAEPLILQGIRGQECTARVRQALQNVRLTPPEEYLSRYPHQLSGGQCQRVALARAIITRPAWLLADEPTSMLDVSTRAEILELLREQAGRGSGILLTMHDLAAASYIADRLLILHEGRIVEEGSPQQILSAPTHEFTRRLLQLATKPVAHQQNKISGGDFCVTPAVV